One Hyphomicrobiales bacterium genomic window, CCGGAGGCGATCGACAATATCAAATGGTATCCGCCGGTGCCGGCAGGCCTTGAGGATATCGAGGGCAAGATCCTCGACCGGGTCCAGGCGGCCAACTGACGAGCCGACGATGGCGCCCGGCGATCGCTGCGACCGCCGGGCTTTTCACGCGGCGAGGAAACGCGCAAAATTCATCGATGAACGCCCAAGCCGAGCCGGCCCCGGATCTTGAGTGCCGCGCGCTGACGAAGCGCTTCGATCATTTCGTCGCCGTGGAGAACATCGATCTCGCAATTCCCGGCGGCTCGTTCTTCTCCATTCTCGGGCCGTCGGGCTGCGGCAAGACCACGCTTCTCCGCATGATCGCTGGCTTCCTTGAGCCGACATCGGGCGACATTCTGATCAAGGGACGCTCGGTGCTGAAGGTGCCGCCGAACAAGCGCGCGGTGAACATGGTGTTTCAGCATCTGGCCTTGTTCCCGATGATGAGCGTTGCGGAGAACATCGGCTACGGGCTGAGGCGGCGCAGGCTGCCGCGCGAGGACATCGCCAGGAAGGTGGACGAAGCGCTGGCGCGGGTCGGCCTGCCGGGCCTGGGCAACAAGAAGATTTCGCAGATATCCGGCGGACAGAAGCAACGCGTCGCCATCGCCCGCTGCCTCGTGCTCGATCCTGACGTGCTGCTGCTCGACGAGCCGCTCGGCGCCCTCGATTTGAAGCTGCGCGACCACATGAAGGTGGAACTGAAGAAGCTCCAGAACGATTTCCAGACCACCTTCATCTACATCACCCACGACCAGTCCGAAGCCCTGGTCATGTCGGATACGATCGCGGTGATGAACGCCGGGCGCTTCGAGCAGGTCGGGCCGGCGCAGGAGCTCTATTACCGGCCGAAAACCGCCTTTGTCGCGGCCTTCGTCGGCGACAGCAACCGCTGGAAGGGGCGCGTTGAATCGGCCGCGAGCGGCCGCCTGACCGTCGAAATGGCGCCCGGCGTGCGGATTGTCGGCACCGCTTCGGGCAGCCACGCCGAAGGCGACACGGTGGACATATTCGTTCGGCCCGAGTCGATAACCCTGTCGCGCGACGCAGCGGCCCTCAAATCCATGGCGAACCGCATGGACGGCGAGGTCGTGAGCCTGCTGTTCAACGGGGCCGCGAGCCGCGTCCTCGTGCGCGGCGGTTCGACCGGCGATGAGATCGATGTCGCGCTGCCGCAGACCGGCGAATTCAACGACCTGCGCCCGGGCCAGCCGATCAGTCTCGGCTGGAGCGACGCGCAGACCACATGCTTCGGCGCGGGTCCAAGCGAATGAACAGCCGGCTCGGCTTCTGTCTCTTGCTGGCGCCGCTGGTCGCCTGGCTGGGGGCGCTGATCATCATTCCCCATATCGACCTGTTCCTGACCTCGCTGCAGGTGAAGATCAGGCCGCGCGTCTACGAGGCCGGGCTCGACAATTACTGGGCGTTCTTCTCCGAGCCGCTCTACTGGAACACCTTTGCCCGCACCGCCCTGATGTCGATCGCCGCGACCCTGTTGACGCTCCTGGTCGGCTTTCCGGTCGCCTACTACATCGCCAAGCTGGCCGAGGGCCGGGTGAGGGCGGCGCTGTTCGTGCTCTGCCTGTTGCCGTTCTGGGTGTCCGAACTGGTGCGCACCTTCGGCTGGATGATCCTCTTGCGCGAGACGGGCGTCGTCTCGAGCGCGCTGCAGTGGATCGGCCTTGCCAGCGGCCCCATCGAGTTTCTCTACAACGACGCCGCGATCATGGTCGGCCTCGTCTACACCTCGATGCTGTTCATGGTCGTGCCGCTGGTGACCACGCTCGACAGCCTCGACAATGCCTATGTGGAGGCCGGCTACGACCTCGGCGGCAACGGTTTTGCCGTCCTGCGCGAGATCATCATCCCGCACGCCATGCCGGGGATCGTTTCCGGCTGCATCGTCGTCTTCATGCTGTCGCTCGGCAACTATCTGACGCCGGTGCTCCTCGGCGGCAAGGACAGTCTGTGGTTCACCCAGCAGATCTATGCCCAGTTCATCACCCGCTTCAACTGGGAGCAGGGGGCGGCCTTCGGCTTCCTGCTCCTGATCCTGTCGTCGCTGATCGTCTGGGCCGGGCTGAAGCTGACCCGCCAGACGCTGAGCGAAACCGTCGGCGGTCAGCGATGATCCCGTCGATTCCGCAAAACGCGCTCCTGCGCAACGCCTATCGGCTCTATGTCGGGTTGTTCTTCGTCTATCTCGCGGCGCCCCTCGTGGTCGTTTCGGTGTTCGCCTTCAACGATTCGCTGTTTCCCTCGCTGCCGTGGAACGGCTTTACCTGGGACTGGTTCGTCAACCCGACGGAGCCGCGGCTGGGGCTGTTCCACGACCGCTCTCTCATCGACGCCGTCGGCGTTTCCGTTTTCGTCGCCTTCTGGGTGACCGTGCTGTCGGTCGTGGTGGGAACCTCCAACGCGTTTCTGTTCGAGCGCGAGACGTTCCGTTTCAAGAACCTCGCCTACATCCTGATGCTGACGCCTCTGGTGGTGCCGGGCATCATCCTCGGCATTTCGATTCTGGTCATGAGCAACGGCGTTGCGAACCGGCTCGACGCTGCGGTTGGCGTGGAGATCGAAGCACTGCGGCCGGGGCTGGTCCTGGTGATCCTCGGCCAGTTCTCGTTCATCGTGACGATCGCGACGCTGGTGATCTCGGCGCGCTTGAGAAAGTTCGACGTCGGGCTCGAAGAGGCGGCGCTTAATCTCGGCGCCACCCGCTGGGGAGCGGTCCGCACGGTGACGCTGCCCTATCTGGCGCCGGCCATGCTGGGGGCGGGCATCGTCGCTTTCCTGATGAGCTTCGAAAACTTCAACACCACGCTGATGCTGGTCGGCTCGGATGCGCCGCTGACCATCGCGCTCTTCGACCGCCTGAAACAGGGCTCCACCCCGGTGCTGAACGCGATTTCGCTCATGCTGATGGTCGCATCGGCCGTGCTGGCGTTGGTCATGATCGCCCTGCAGCGCGACCGCAGCGCGTGAGCGCTTATCGCTGCCGACGCCCGGCGAGACCGACTTCGACATCGCAATGCGTTGCGGGCGATCCGGCGCGCGGCGGCGCCGTCATTCCCTTTGCGTTTGCGAGCGGCGCGAGCGGCGATCCGGGCGTCCGCCTCGTCCGGCCCCTCGTCACCTGATATTGATTTGACCGCTGTGAACCGTTGTGCGACGCTCGTTGCCGATTTGCGGGGGTGTCGGTTCGTTCGCTCCTTGGGCGGAAAGTTAGACGCCAGGGCGAAATAGAGCACTGTCGGCGGCGTTTTTTCCGATCGTTCAAAGTCTATTGCGTGCGTTTACTTCAGCGCGCGGGAAGAAATACTTGTATTTCTAAGAGGCCAACGATGGCGGATATTAACGAAGACGCGGCGTTTGAATCCATTCTGCCAATAGGCCGCGTTGCGTCCGAAAGTGCCAGGAGCCTTGACGGTTCTGAGGGCAGACGAAACGTCGAAGCCGTCCTGAGTAGACAGGATATTCATAAGAAGTGGATCGAGAACTATCGCAATCCGGACAACGAAGAATTTTACAACGGTGCCTTTGCCCGCATCTGCGATGTTGTCGGCCCGCCGGAAGGCAAGCATATGCTGGACGCCGGTTGCGGTTCGCTGTCCCACGCCATGCGCTTTGCGCGGCGCGGCTATCGTCTGACGGCAGTCGATTTCTCCGAAGGCGTGCTGGAAACGGCCCGTTCAAATCTGAACGACGAGCCGAATCTGAGCCGGCAAATCGCCCTGCAGCGAGAGGACATTCTAAACCTGCCGTTCGAGGATGAGAGCTTCACGCATGTCCTTTGCTGGGGCGTGCTCATGCATATTCCCGATGTGGAGCGCGCGATTTCGGAGCTTTGCCGGGTGCTGAGAGATGGCGGTTGCTTCGTTGTCGGCGAAGGGAGCATGAGGTCGCTGCAGTCGCTCGTTCAACGGTTCCTGTTGTCGGTGTCGTCGAACGGAAAGGACTACACCCGCAATACGCCGGCTGGCGTGGAGATGTGGCGTGTCACCGAAGACGGCATGATGCTGACAAGGCAGGCCAACATCAGGTGGTTGAAGCAGACACTCAGCGGCAAGGGTTTAGTGGTAAGAAAGCACTGGCCCGGACAATTCACCGAGCTTTATACGAAAACGTCATCGCCGAGGGCCAGATCGTTGATTCACAAGTTCAACAATTTCTGGTTCGAGCGCGTCAATTCGCCCTTGTTCTCTCACGGAAATATTCTTGTGTTGCAGAAGCTCCCGCCGCCGAGCGGGCAGGATGCGGGGCGGCGATAAACCGCGCCGGACCGGGCGGCCTTGCCGTCACTCTTTGTCGGTGATCCCCTGCAGATCGATCTGTTTTGCCGTCAGCCGGAAGCAATGCTCCCCGGCATCGTGGCGCCATTCCCTTGGGCCGTGCGGCGGATAGGGCCGTGCGGCACCCGGCGTATCGGCTTCGCTCGCCCGGGCAAAAGTCGCGCAAAGCTCATATTCGGCGCCGCCGACCACGCGGTAGCGATAGCTCTCGCCGGTTTCCGGGTCGACGATGGAACGGGTTGAGCAAAACGTGGGAAGGGGGAGGGTTCTGGATATCGTATCCATTTGGCCGACCAGGGTTTCAAGGTCGGCCGGCAGGCAGGTTCCTCTCGCCCTCGGGCTTGTCCTGAAGCGCGCCTTGGAGCGTCCAATAGCAGTCGAGTGCGCGGCTG contains:
- a CDS encoding ABC transporter ATP-binding protein, which gives rise to MNAQAEPAPDLECRALTKRFDHFVAVENIDLAIPGGSFFSILGPSGCGKTTLLRMIAGFLEPTSGDILIKGRSVLKVPPNKRAVNMVFQHLALFPMMSVAENIGYGLRRRRLPREDIARKVDEALARVGLPGLGNKKISQISGGQKQRVAIARCLVLDPDVLLLDEPLGALDLKLRDHMKVELKKLQNDFQTTFIYITHDQSEALVMSDTIAVMNAGRFEQVGPAQELYYRPKTAFVAAFVGDSNRWKGRVESAASGRLTVEMAPGVRIVGTASGSHAEGDTVDIFVRPESITLSRDAAALKSMANRMDGEVVSLLFNGAASRVLVRGGSTGDEIDVALPQTGEFNDLRPGQPISLGWSDAQTTCFGAGPSE
- a CDS encoding ABC transporter permease, which encodes MNSRLGFCLLLAPLVAWLGALIIIPHIDLFLTSLQVKIRPRVYEAGLDNYWAFFSEPLYWNTFARTALMSIAATLLTLLVGFPVAYYIAKLAEGRVRAALFVLCLLPFWVSELVRTFGWMILLRETGVVSSALQWIGLASGPIEFLYNDAAIMVGLVYTSMLFMVVPLVTTLDSLDNAYVEAGYDLGGNGFAVLREIIIPHAMPGIVSGCIVVFMLSLGNYLTPVLLGGKDSLWFTQQIYAQFITRFNWEQGAAFGFLLLILSSLIVWAGLKLTRQTLSETVGGQR
- a CDS encoding ABC transporter permease, giving the protein MIPSIPQNALLRNAYRLYVGLFFVYLAAPLVVVSVFAFNDSLFPSLPWNGFTWDWFVNPTEPRLGLFHDRSLIDAVGVSVFVAFWVTVLSVVVGTSNAFLFERETFRFKNLAYILMLTPLVVPGIILGISILVMSNGVANRLDAAVGVEIEALRPGLVLVILGQFSFIVTIATLVISARLRKFDVGLEEAALNLGATRWGAVRTVTLPYLAPAMLGAGIVAFLMSFENFNTTLMLVGSDAPLTIALFDRLKQGSTPVLNAISLMLMVASAVLALVMIALQRDRSA
- a CDS encoding class I SAM-dependent methyltransferase, with amino-acid sequence MADINEDAAFESILPIGRVASESARSLDGSEGRRNVEAVLSRQDIHKKWIENYRNPDNEEFYNGAFARICDVVGPPEGKHMLDAGCGSLSHAMRFARRGYRLTAVDFSEGVLETARSNLNDEPNLSRQIALQREDILNLPFEDESFTHVLCWGVLMHIPDVERAISELCRVLRDGGCFVVGEGSMRSLQSLVQRFLLSVSSNGKDYTRNTPAGVEMWRVTEDGMMLTRQANIRWLKQTLSGKGLVVRKHWPGQFTELYTKTSSPRARSLIHKFNNFWFERVNSPLFSHGNILVLQKLPPPSGQDAGRR